ATCCTTTGGGTAACATGCATGCTCAAAaccacacacatgcacatgcaCAAAATCAGAGGCGGGGGTTGAGTGGAGATGGGACAGGGGATGCAGAGGTTATGGACTAAAAGCAGCAAGCAAAGGAATATCTGTGGCTGGGAAGCTCTCTCAAGGTATGTCTTTGGGGTAGATTTCCCTTCATCTCTTCCCCATCCTGCATAAATCACAGTGCTTCTAAAGCacaggttgtttttttgtttctgcagacAACCCCTGCATGATGAGAATGAAGACGCCATCCCAGTTCTTCTTATGTTTTGTACATTTTATGtgactataaaaataaaaatttatgcTCCTTGCTGCTTACCGtctacattttttcctctcatgtCTGCTCTGAGCAGTCATAAAAAGGTTACTTGTGCTGTAGCTGGGATTTAAGATCAAGGATTTTATTAGCTTGCAGGAAGGCTCTTCCTCCCCGTCTGCATTCAAACCAGATAATTTCTATTCTGTTAGCAGCAGGATCAAACCCTGAAAACCAATGGAAGAAGCTTCCTTTGACCTAAATGGTGCAAGGCCAAGCTTTTAGGCTCCTGTTTTGTGTGTCAAAGACTATTACTGTCACAGGAAGCATAAGTAGCCGTAGCTTTCCTGCATAGTAACAGAAGACTGTGCTTCTAAAAATTACTCTACAAAGTGCTTTTGCAGAGCAGCCTCCCCAGGGTTCTCCATCTGTTTTCATATGGAGATTAATAACAAATTGTTTGGCTAATAAACTGCTCCTTGCTATCTCTGAAATATgaccatttcttttccttccctcccatgGACAGTTATTAGATTCCTGTCTGCCCCTGTGCACCCACGTGGGGGGCATCACTAGTATGAGATGCACAGCAATTGTTAATGTTTCAGCTCCATAGCCAGGCTTTTAAAGGGTGAAGGTTTTGGTGTGTGGCAGAAGGAACTGGTGCTGTGGACAGCTCTGGAGTGCTGAGGGTTGGCCTTATTCTTAGAAGTggtaaagaaaaggaagagaggaaaattaaGCTCTTTGTACACTACTGTGATTTCTGCAAGAGCCTATTTCTTGTTTGCAGctacagagaaaatatttccaggaaaaatgggacTGAGGCTTGAACCTGTTCaactcagcagcactgctgtgggatGTAGAGCTGTAGAGCTGATGGTGGTATTTTGAAGTGCTGTGCTCAGAAGTTCTGGACCAGCTGGCAGACGATATTCTAGCTGCTTCATTGGGAAACCattgagagaaaaataaacgTGTACAGTGAGAACAGGCATAAGATCAGGAGGGATCTTTGTGATCTTCAATCTGACTGCTCCCTTATGCAAACCAGAAGACTTTCCCTCTTCTGGTCAAGTACAGGTGACCAAAATTCTGCCAAGACAGCCAGTCCAGATTTGGAAATTTCCCGACAGTTTATCACCCAGTGATATACCAAGGGACACCTACCCACTTTGTTAAAACACCTACCTAACGTCTGCCTTTTTGCATCTTTCAGCTTTTTATCTTGCTGCATCCTCCTCTGCTGGGTCATAAGGATCTCCTACatgcttttggttttgatgtAGACAGACTGACATCAGATTTTACCTTCTCGTGCCTTAAAGAGAATAATCTGGGCTCCTTCACTTCCTTATCCTAAGGGTTTTGACTCAGCCACAGCAACGGTGCTTCTTAGGGGCTTGTCCCCCATTGCCTGTTCCCTCTCCTTTTATCAGAAGGAGGAGAAACTGAGCTGCCAGTCTCAGATTACCCTGCTGTGGAGGTGTTTCTAGTCCTGGTGGTAACTCACAGAGGCAGTGGCTGCTATATAGTGGGGTGGGAACATCAGACATAGCAAAATAACTTGGGGATCATGGGCATCTTCTGGTCATTAATCAGCGTTCTGCCTGTGTGGTGAGCACAAGAACAGGATACAGACTGCCAGTTCCTCTCCATGAGAGATCCAGGAGGGATATCACCTTGCTCCCTTCACAGTCGAGGCTGACATAGTCCTTTGGGCTTTGGCCTCACACTGAGAACTGACATTAGTTTATCATCCACTTTTAAGCAAGTTTAAGCAAGGCCACAGCTGGatcaacttaaaaaaaaaaaaaaaaaccaaaacaacccaactACAAATATTTGCCTGTAGctttatgttatttttaaatgttacttGTAAGACATCCCCGGATCAAATCAGTAGGGACTGAACATGGAACTAGAGCCAGGAACTTTGGGAATCTAATCAACTTCTGTGTCTCCAGACTTTTAGTAGATTATTCCAAAAGTGATGCTTTTGGTTTCTCAGTTTCCAGGCCTGTTTTCCTCACTTTTGGAAGCAGAATCTCACTGTTGTCTCAGGGGCTCATTAGGCTCAATCACGTAATTTCAAGGTTTTATAGAGGCAAAACATGAAGTTTTACAGCTGAtgttcagagaaaaatgttaGAGTCTGTTGTACTTCCTGAATAAATTTACTACAAAGAGTGAGTTTATTCCATTGCATAAATTAATTCCATTTACCCTTAAAggcattaaaacaaaaacaaaacaaaaaagccaacaaaTGAAAGCTTACatgaatttctgttttccaatGTGTCTGCTAATTTAGACATACATATTTTATGGCAGGTGTGATGGCAATCTAAACAGACTCTTTCCAGCCATGCTGCATAGCTAAAAATATTGTCTGCCCAGTAATTTAGAAGTAATCTGGCTTCTGGGGTATACTAAATCTTGAGGGGTTTTAAAGTCCATTTTATGTGTCTCCTAATCACCagggaaaatttattttctctaatgcacaaaaataatctgaattgTTGAATTCTTCAAGGCTCTTTAGAGCCAAATGGGCATAGTTCTTTAGGTGTTAAAGTGATACAATTACAAGTTTTGTTGTGGGTGTGGTGTGTTAAAGTGTAATCATACCAGGCATAAATAGTTGACCTAAAATAGTTCTGCACAAAATTTCAAAACAGACCAGCAAAATCTTAGGTCTGTGGGAAGACCAGGACCATACTGCCAAACTTAAAAATGCTTAATTTTTTCTGTCATCCATTCAAGCAAAACTATTTCCCCAGCAATATGTAGGCTATAAACTATGATACCTGTGATTCTTGGTTTCCTATTAAAGGAAAGACTCAGTTACTAGGTAGAAGCTTAATTATTGGTCAGTTGCAttcttttaaatacaaattttcaTGTAAATGTTCAAGAGAGCTCTTCAGAGTTGTTAAAATGTTATTCATTGTATTCAGATTTGTACCTAAATGCTTCATGAATACTTGGCATAGTCAGTTTCCTTAAGTGTAATGAAATCTGAGAACCATTCATCCTTTTTCCATATTCAAGGAGCAGGATTTATCTGCTTCAATGCATGTTTAATAATGTGGTCTTTACTTAGGCAGCTTTCCCATGGATGATAGTTTCACTTGATATTGCTGTTAACTTTGCTTGAATGAGGAGCAAAAATTGATTTTTGCCAAAAAGATTTGTGAACACTCATGTTGTTTTCTCTGCACAATCAGAAGAATTTGCTGTGGTTCCCAATTTTCTCTCCAGCAAAGTCATCTTAATactaattttgctttaaatccACTgtatattctgtattttttaaagtatgacAACACTACATACTGCTAAATTGCTGAAGTTTGAAACATCACTCATTTTGTCataatttgattaatttttgtaatatccctgcagaggggagtAGATCATTAGAAGCTCAAAATGAGGAAGGCTGGCACCAATATAGCTGTTGTAATGCTGGACAAGCACAGTGTTCCTGTTGCAGTTGTCTCTAGGCCAGTCCCTTAAATTGGTcaacttttttttcatctatGGTTTCAATCCTTTATTCTTATGCCTTCGGGCCAAAACTATTGTCTTCTGTTTGTTTCCAGCATTGCAGAGGAATGTTAAATTAATCCAGTAAGCTGGCTATGTTTAATTCCTTCTTATAAACGTTAATACTCTTTCCAGTAGCTTTGGTTTGTTATACTGAAAACTGGACCCTAAGAATCAAGATAGATTAGACACCACAAAACATGTAGCCGTGTAAGAGAACTGATTTTCAGGACAGTAATAGAGATCTTCAGATGACATTTAAACCAGTTGGATGTAACTCTTTTGAGGAAAATACTGCCAATCTTTTCTACTTGGTAAGACAAAGACACTTTTTCAGCCTTCTCTCTCATTTTAGGCTGGGAATGGAGTGCATAGTTTGGATACCAGCAGTGGGACATCTCACCAGAACAAAGCATCCATGGGACCATTGTTAATCAATGACTTCTAAGTGCAGGATTGGTGCTGTTGGATTGGAAACAGGTGCTACAAGATGCCAGGTGAGGtgactgagagcagcagtgggatggaggAGACTGTGCAGAAAGACAGCAAGTCTGGAGGCCAGAGCCCTCGCTTTGGGACAATGAGAAGGGCTGTGGCAACCACTGTCACCTTTGATGGGGAAGCCACTATGGACcgcaggaaaaagaagaagaaagagtccCGGCCCGAGTCAATAATCGTGTATAGGTCTGAGAATGACAATAAGGTGGAAGAAGAACAGGTggatgaagaaggaggagacaAGAGCTCTGAGGAAGGCTCCAAGTTCCTGGGTCAGTCTATGACAGAAGGTATGTAGTCCTGAGAACACTCACTTCACATAAGTTTTTTTGATGCCATCATGCTCTAAGGTCAAATGGAAGTGACTGTGGGACCAACCCTCTACAAGACTGCAGGAAAGGAGACCTTGAGTTCATACCTGAAAATGCTCTGAAACAGAAAGCATTACAGGCTGATTTGGGATGTCTCCTGCAGTTCTTTGCAGACTTTGGTTATTGCTACAGTTTTAGTTTTAAATGTATGTGCTGGTTGGGGTTGATGTGCTGGTTGCAGTGCTATGCATGCATTAAGCCAATGATGTCACTGTCCATGCCTAAACAACTGCCTGTTAAGTGAAAGGATGGAAGCAGATGGAGTTAGCGGCTCTACCTTTGATAGGGAATTTAACTCATTATCTAGGATTTGCTCTTGCCTTCTGTTTGCATGCACTCAGCACGGCCTCCTCTTGAAGGGTGATTATTTGGCAAGGTCATTATGGGGGATCTTTGAGTCACTTTCACTTCTGCTATCTGTCCTGGGTACCCTTGAAGGGAAGAAGTGTGGAAGGCAGGTCCTGTGGCTAAAAACTCCTGTGAGTCAGCAGTGCAGGCTGAGAGGGGCCCAAATGCTCCAGGTCCACCAGATGCCCCATGATCCCAGACCCTATCATTACTTGCCTGCTGCCTTCCTACTTTTGTGGGACACTTCAAGCTGCTCAGCCTCTTTTTAAGGTTTCTGAAGACCTTCTTCCAAGCTAGTCAGAATTAAGACTAGGAGGAAATAAACTGTAGCCCAAAAGAGGAGTTTATGGCCACTGCATGGCACATCCTATACCAATGTCACTTGAAAGCTAAAGCAGTTCCTTTGTAACTTTAACACATACACCAGCACTGCCCATTTTGGTGCCTCTACCGATCtcttaaaatgcaaataaaatgtatgacAGTTTGTTAAGTTTTTCTAaacttcaaaaattaatttggattGAGATACAATGCAAATGTAAAGTGAAATATTAGCTATTCAGGTATAATTCCATGTGTGCATGTGCTTATTCCAAAACAAGAGTCTTAGTGATATTTATCTAATTAATCCCAAGTGTCCatgctgctcagcaataaaTGCATGAAGTAAACAGAGAAAATACATATACCATTTTCAACTGAGTTACTCTGTCTCATTCTCTCTCATTCTCCTATACTCTTGCAGTACTTTCCCTTCATGTATTGTCCCTAGTGGAGACACTGGACTTTTCTCTCTTGTGATTTCTATAATTTGGAATTCCTGTCTTTTTCCTCATTAgctcttctttcattttcttctgtggtAATTTTCTTCATACTGCATTGCTTcttgttttccatctttttaaatttgattttacaTGTAACTCCATATGGACTATCTAATTGTCTTTGGGGTCTTTGAAGATTTACACAAAATACTCtgtacagaaaataaatctgatGCAGATGAGTTTATCTGTGTTGTAGGTGTCTGGAACATGCCTTTAGACAGCCGCTATGTCACCCTGACTGGAACAATCACCAGGGGAAAGAAGAAGGGTCAGATGGTGGACATCCACGTCACCCTAACAGataaagagctgcaggaactggcTAAGTCAAAGGAGCCTCCTAAAGAAGATGTATctgagaagaagaagaaatgtgaTGTTGGGTTAGACAGAGGACCTCACATCGTCCTCTGGACCATCATCTGCCTCCCCATCATTTTTGTAGTGTCCTTCGTGGTTTCATTCTACTATGGAACCATTACATGGTACAACATCTTCTTGGTGTACAATGAAGAGAGGACCTTCTGGCACAAAATCaccttttgtccttttttgaTTATCTCATACCCAATTATAATTATGGTTGTTTCTTTCTCCCTAGGCCTGTATTCAGCTGTAGCCCAGGTAGCATGGTCCTTTGGGTACTGGTGGCATGCTGTCAGGGATATGGAGAAAGGATTCTgtggctggctctgcagcaagCTGGGCTTGGAAGATTGTTCTCCATACAGCATTGTCGAGCTGCTTGATTCTGACAATATCTCAGGTAGTCTCTCTGGCAAGAGCTCTGCGCAGGGGGTTGAGACCTCAGCAGTCTGAGCCTTTGGTCCTGGATGACTATTTTGGTCATACACCAGTGTTCTCACCTAGAAAATAACccactgatttaaaaaaaaatatatatttaaacacAAACTTAATGAATTAAATATTGGGCTGAGAGTCCTCTTTAAATGTCACAGAATGCAAGAATGCTAGCTTCACATGCTCTGGGTGGGAGGTGCATGGCTTTCCAAGGATTTGTCATGTTTGTAGCTAACTACAGCTTCTGGGAGTCATAAGAAAATCCAGgtctgcagggctctggctgtTCGTGGAGTAGCAGAGACATATTATGAAATGTCCACTTCTGTCAAGGTAGAATTTACTTTTCAGCAGTAGGACATAATAGTGACCTAGAAGTCTCTGCTCAGGGGATGAACTTCAAGAGATAGGAACCCATTCAGGTCAAGGCTAAATTGCAAAATGTGTGATGTTCCTGCAGTTTTCTTAGAAAGGGACCTTTCCCAGTCCTTCCAACAAGAGCAGCTAACTTAGGCAGGCTGACTGTTTAGACACTGTCAGAGTCCACTGTCACAGACCACTGGAATAGTGGGAGAGGACAGCATAGCTGCCAATAAAGGCAAGTGAGTTCTACAATGACCTGAAACAGCCCCATCCCACTatgggagagcagagcttgcTTTGTAATGTGGTGTGTGGGGACCTGATGGCGCTGTCACCAAGAAGCCTCAAGTGGCTGCAGGTGCTCAGATAGGTGCTTGGAATACATCTGCAGTGGATCTCTTGGTATGTGCACTGCTAGGGAGGAATGATCTACAGGAGTCATACACAGTGTGCAGTGCAAACAGTTTGTTGTATTATAGGGAGGAAATACCTGCTCTGAGGAGGTGCCTGCCCCTAAGGAGAGGACAATCCATTTACATCGCACTGCAGTGCAGGTGTGGACTTGCGGCACCTGGATTTAGGGAGGTGGAGTTGAAGGCACTTGGGATGCGACGGGCTCTGAAACaagttattttggttttcaagTTGTTCTTATGGAAGAGCTGTTGAACCTCCCCTTTCAGAATGGGGAAGTCCAGAAGTTCATGTCTATCCGTGCCTCTGGAAATCTGTGTCGCCTTTCCCACCTCATCCCTCTTCCTGTTTAATTATGTGGAAGAGAATGGATTGTACATCCTTCTCCCCTCATGTCTCATTTTCATAATGGGTTTCCCTccttttttggattttttatgGCATCATAGTGGGCTCCCTGACCAGGCAGAGGTGGCCACCACAGGCTGGAGAAATTCTAATTGTCTCTTTAAAAAATGACTAGCAGAAAAGTTTTTTATTCTCGGTCATCTATTGGGGTTTTGGCCTAAGGAGATGagcaaaataaaagagagaTATAGCAGATTGTAATGGGGACTGAGTAACACATTTGAAACGTAGTTAATTTTCTCAGTGCTCCAGttcagctggtgctgctggaaagTCTGTGAGGCCCAAGCCAGATGAGCCCATCATTGCTTGCATGTAGGTAGGTAAGTGTGATGTGCAGTCTGTCAGCTGTGCAGTCACTCCTGTCTCTGGAGGTGTCTCCCTATGGGGGGGGAACTGCTCTAGTTTTAGGATGGTAAAAAGAAGCATTCAGAAGCTGGATTTCACAGAAACTAATGctttgtgttgcattttaagGCTGAGCTCAAGACTACACTGACTGTCCTGGTTAGAACATCTGGGAACTGGTGATGTATAAACAGTCCATCTGATCCTCTAGTCCTGACACTGAGAAATAAGTAGTTCCTGCTGCATCCTTGGTCCCTGGGAGGTCAAAAGAGCCTCTTAGCATTGGCTGAAGGCTCATCAGTAAATAATGCACAATCTAAATATCAAGAGCAGTCTTGGCCCCACACTTAACTGAgaaagcagtgctgctccatGGGCACAGGTAGAGCCAGGCTGTGTTTGTTGCTTCCTACTGTCATTTTTTACTGGTGAagttttttaaagcaattactaacttccagaaaaaaaaaaaaaaatagacccCAATCTGTGAGACAATGTCAGGTAGTTTAGTGGGATTCAAAGAAGATGACATACACATGGGACTGGCTCAAGCAGTGGAATGCCTTTCACAGGCCTGTTCCAATCAGGCAGGCTGATATGCCTCTGAATCAATGGAGATGCTGAGGATAAGCCATGCCAGTGCTGGCAGTCTGTAGTGACCCAGTGCAGCCACTCTTCTTAATACTGCTCCACATGGAAATTGCAGGCTCCCACATGGCTGGAGGATGGGAATAAGTGATGCTTAACAAGCATTAAGGAAAAAGAAGGTCCTCTGGCAAGTGTTCTCACGCTTTGCCTAGAGGGACACTGCTGGCATGAAAGGGGTGGATTGTGTATCTTGGCCCCAACATGCAGCAGACAAGTTTAGGGGAAGGATGGCTGGCAAGTGTGCATTGCTGCAGAGGGAGAAACTCAATTCAGCTGTCACTGCCAAACAGCAGCTGTTCAAGGCTAGACGAAAGGCTGGGGTCAGTAGCACAAAGAGCCTTCAGCTTACAGAGGGCTCGAATGATAAATACCAGCTCATTACAGAATACATCCATGTGAAAtgtctgctgagctgcaggatttGCTTTCAGGATTGCTAACAGCCCTCTGGAGTGGAGACAAAACCAAATCTGTGCCTCTTACTGCTACATAGACACAAAGGAGCATCAGAGTACCCTCcctctgcagtgcagctgtgctTCTGGGTTTGGAGGTCACATTTTGGGGGATATGCTGGGACAATCCATCATGTGTTTTCTACTTCTTTACACTTAACTAAGCTTTCATTGGCTCCTGCTAAATTCAAGACATTCTGTCATTGATTTTGGTGGGGGCTATTTAAGCTTTGGGTTAGTTCTGGTGCTTGAGGTTAGTTTTGGTGCTATTTGTAAAAGTTTAATCAGACTTTTCTCTAAGCAACTGCATAGCTTTTGCTCTTGCCCATTGTCCTCTGTAGCAGTTTGCCAGTTGcaaaatatataataattatcAATTGTTGTAAtagaaaaaaagcacaagttTTTGTCTTGTCCTACCCTGCTTTCAcaaacaaataatttctgtttatgTGCCACTGTCAGACTGCAGGGAATTCCAGTTATTCTCATTGTTGAGTGTGTTTCTGGCTGCTCTAGTCTggatgtttttaaattaaagataCTGTTTGCtgattgttatttttaattgcatttccttttcccatccTTGCTGGCCTGGGTGGAGAATAAAGATGTATGTGGCTTTACAGGAGTGGTGCTCTCATGCTTCTGTTTTACTTTGTGTTAAAATCAGTACTGTGGGATGGGCAAGTCATTCTATGCTGATAATTTATTAGAATTCCTTATGTTGAAGATGTTTGAAGATCCACTTTAAAGTGTGTCTGAAATGGGTCGAAGTTCTACCCCTTGTTAAACAGTGCCTATCCAGAATTGTCATATATCTCCAGGGCCTGTGTTCTTCATTTTTACTTCATAGCTCACAAATgaaaactttttatttaattttactcATTGGGTGTCTGTTTAGCTTTAGCCACGAGGATCTATAGTGGGGAACACACTTCCATACCAAAACAGGACGTAATTTTAACTCTTCAAACAtggtttgtgtgtctgtgaCTTGGAGCTGCTAtttacagctgtgctgggaagatTTCTTATAACCCTTGGGTGCTTCAAGCATGACTCTGATAAATCAAAGGAGAATCCACCAGCACAGTTATTCAAAGTGTCTAAACATTAAATGACACCTTTGGATCTCTCCCACATAGTCTTATTACAGCTCTAccctcctgctggcacagggaaaacacttatttaaaatcttctttcttCTAAGAAGGGGAGATGGATCTTCAGAAAACCCAAATGAAATTCCTAACTGAGGGCTAGCACAGCTTAAGTAAAACAGCTCTTTGAGCCAAAAAGCTACCTGTAGGTAATTCCCTCAAACTGGAAGTGCAACAGCTGGAAATAGCAGGAAGGTGTTTTTGGTTTGATGCCTGCTGCAAACATGGCCAAAGGAGTGCAGAATTTCTTGGGTGGCAGATGTATGTTGGGGACTCCCCACCACTTCCCCCGGTGAAGAACATAATGAAGGACACTCAGCTTCCTGTGAGATGGAGATAATGGGCCCAGAGAAATAGCTCATTAGCCTTTACAGTTCTCACTTCTGCAAGGTAATCATTTTATAAGAGAATGGTTATCAGTGAGAGACTCCTCTTGAAGATCTTTGCATCAGGCAAAGCACACGTGTGGGACTGCACCGTGTATCTCACCAAGGGGAGAGGAACTGCTAATTCTGCCTGCTGACTTACCCATCCCATTCAGTTTCTCTGAGGACTGAAACAATAACAGCATGAATGTGCTTTTATCCACAGTAAGTCCCTTGAATTCACCCTTCTAGTGCCTCCAGCCTGTGCTTTGAATCCTAAGGCCAGGATCCTGCAATTCCTTGCTGAGATTATCAGCAGAGGTTGCACAATGGATCCTCATAAGCACCCCCCACAGATACCTTTTAGAAGCTGCAACCACTAGCTAAGAAAAGCCACTCCAATGTGCTCTTGAACACTGAAGCATGCAATTACACTAGCattacagagagaaaataagGATGCACAGACCACAGTTCTGTTCTGTGATGGACACAATTTGGCTCAACATTTATGCAACTCCTTTTTGTCCCAGGCAGTGAATTATATGGGATCAGTACCCTCCCTGCTTCTTTCCAAGCATTTGGCAATGTGGAGGCAGTTCTATTAATGTGTTTTCATCCCTAGATTTGTCTATGCATGTTTATTCCCTGAATGGAAAAGGGagctcaaaaaaaacccaaaaaaaccaaaaaaccacaaaaaaaaccacaaaaaaccaaaaaaaaaaagaaaaaaaagaaaaaaaagaaaaaagaaaaataaaataaaaaataggtTTAATCAAATTCAGGAAGGGCTAATCCACTTGGAAACACAACTTTTCGATTAATTTAGTGAATTGGAATAGACATTGTGTTTGCTTGTCTTAACTACTAAAGCATGATTTCTCTTCCAACAGGCAGCCACTTAATGATGAGGGAGGACTTGTGGTTGTGTGTTAGGTCCAGGTAAATTACCAGGGGGTTCAAAAATCCCCAATGCATCCTTCCACATAACAGGTGAAGTGTGATTGCATGCAAACAAGCAGTCCAGAGAAATGAGGCTTGAGGGTCTGTCATGTATCCCCTCTGGTCACCCAGTTCCATTAACTTCCAGTTCTCCTAATTTCATGTCATTACACGGTAGCTGAAGTCTGTCAGAATGCATTAAAATACAGAGAATGCCTGAGTCAGGCCAACAATgcatttttccctctgtttaaAAAATGCCCTTGCTTTTACTGTGCTAAACATAAAACCTCATTCCCAGAGTACAGCAGCTAAAATCCATTGTTGTTTGTATCCTTTGAAATTAGATATGCCATGGATAAATTTGACCTGGAGCCCCTTAAGATAC
Above is a genomic segment from Haemorhous mexicanus isolate bHaeMex1 chromosome 8, bHaeMex1.pri, whole genome shotgun sequence containing:
- the TMEM169 gene encoding transmembrane protein 169 isoform X2; translated protein: MPGEVTESSSGMEETVQKDSKSGGQSPRFGTMRRAVATTVTFDGEATMDRRKKKKKESRPESIIVYRSENDNKVEEEQVDEEGGDKSSEEGSKFLGQSMTEGVWNMPLDSRYVTLTGTITRGKKKGQMVDIHVTLTDKELQELAKSKEPPKEDVSEKKKKCDVGLDRGPHIVLWTIICLPIIFVVSFVVSFYYGTITWPVFSCSPGSMVLWVLVACCQGYGERILWLALQQAGLGRLFSIQHCRAA
- the TMEM169 gene encoding transmembrane protein 169 isoform X1, translating into MPGEVTESSSGMEETVQKDSKSGGQSPRFGTMRRAVATTVTFDGEATMDRRKKKKKESRPESIIVYRSENDNKVEEEQVDEEGGDKSSEEGSKFLGQSMTEGVWNMPLDSRYVTLTGTITRGKKKGQMVDIHVTLTDKELQELAKSKEPPKEDVSEKKKKCDVGLDRGPHIVLWTIICLPIIFVVSFVVSFYYGTITWYNIFLVYNEERTFWHKITFCPFLIISYPIIIMVVSFSLGLYSAVAQVAWSFGYWWHAVRDMEKGFCGWLCSKLGLEDCSPYSIVELLDSDNISGSLSGKSSAQGVETSAV